A region of Streptomyces sp. WMMC500 DNA encodes the following proteins:
- the purB gene encoding adenylosuccinate lyase, with protein MNKPRIPNVLAARYASAELAALWSPEHKVVLERRLWLAVLCAQRDLGIDVPEGAAADYERVLEDVDLASIAEREKVTRHDVKARIEEFNALAGHEQIHKGMTSRDLTENVEQLQVRQSLELVRDRAVAVLARLGRLAGEHAGLVMAGRSHNVAAQATTLGKRFATAADELLVAYGRVEDLLARYPLRGVKGPVGTAQDMLDLLGGGTEGAARLAELERRVAGHLGFARAFTSVGQVYPRSLDYDVVAALVQVAAAPSSLAKTIRLMAGHELVTEGFQPGQVGSSAMPHKMNTRSCERVNGLMVILRGYASMTAELAGDTWNEGDVSCSVVRRVALPDAFFALDGLLETFLTVLDEFGAFPAVIARELDRYLPFLATTKVLMAAVRAGVGREEAHEAVKEHAVAAALAMRERGVERNELLDRLAADDRIPLDRDRLEALMADRLAFTGAAEEQVAAVAARVEEVVKRHPEAAGYAPGAIL; from the coding sequence GTGAACAAGCCGCGCATCCCCAACGTCCTGGCCGCCCGCTACGCCTCCGCCGAGCTGGCCGCCCTCTGGTCCCCCGAGCACAAGGTCGTCCTGGAGCGCCGCCTGTGGCTCGCCGTGCTGTGCGCCCAGCGCGATCTGGGGATCGACGTGCCCGAGGGGGCCGCCGCGGACTACGAGCGCGTGCTGGAAGACGTCGACCTCGCCTCGATCGCCGAGCGCGAGAAGGTCACGCGGCACGATGTGAAGGCCCGGATCGAGGAGTTCAACGCGCTCGCCGGGCACGAGCAGATCCACAAGGGCATGACCTCGCGCGACCTGACGGAGAACGTGGAGCAGTTGCAGGTGCGGCAGTCCCTGGAACTGGTCCGCGACCGCGCGGTCGCGGTGCTGGCGCGGCTGGGCCGGCTGGCCGGCGAGCACGCCGGGCTGGTGATGGCCGGCCGCTCGCACAACGTCGCCGCGCAGGCCACCACGCTGGGCAAGAGGTTCGCCACGGCCGCCGACGAGCTGCTGGTCGCGTACGGCCGCGTCGAGGACCTGCTCGCGCGCTACCCGCTGCGCGGCGTCAAGGGCCCGGTCGGCACCGCGCAGGACATGCTCGACCTGCTCGGCGGCGGCACGGAGGGCGCCGCGCGGCTGGCGGAGCTGGAGCGCCGGGTCGCCGGCCACCTGGGCTTCGCCCGCGCCTTCACCTCCGTCGGCCAGGTCTACCCGCGCTCGCTCGACTACGACGTGGTCGCGGCGCTGGTGCAGGTCGCCGCCGCCCCGTCGTCGCTGGCGAAGACGATCCGGCTGATGGCCGGGCACGAGCTGGTCACCGAGGGCTTCCAGCCGGGCCAGGTCGGCTCGTCCGCGATGCCGCACAAGATGAACACCCGCTCCTGCGAGCGTGTGAACGGCCTGATGGTGATCCTGCGCGGGTACGCCTCGATGACCGCGGAGCTGGCGGGCGACACCTGGAACGAGGGTGACGTGTCCTGCTCGGTGGTACGCCGCGTGGCGCTGCCGGACGCGTTCTTCGCGCTCGACGGGCTGCTGGAGACGTTCCTGACGGTGCTGGACGAGTTCGGCGCATTCCCTGCGGTGATCGCCCGCGAGCTGGACCGCTACCTTCCGTTCCTGGCCACCACCAAGGTGCTGATGGCGGCGGTACGGGCCGGGGTCGGCCGGGAGGAGGCGCACGAGGCGGTCAAGGAGCACGCGGTCGCCGCGGCGCTGGCGATGCGCGAGCGCGGCGTAGAGCGCAACGAACTCCTCGACCGGCTCGCCGCCGACGACCGCATTCCGCTGGACCGGGACCGTCTTGAGGCGCTGATGGCGGACCGGCTGGCGTTCACCGGCGCGGCGGAGGAGCAGGTGGCGGCGGTGGCGGCGCGGGTCGAGGAGGTCGTGAAGCGGCACCCGGAGGCGGCGGGGTACGCGCCCGGGGCGATCCTGTGA
- a CDS encoding SGNH/GDSL hydrolase family protein produces MDLNARYTSFVAVGDSFTEGMSDLQPDGSYRGWADLLAARLAAAQPGFRYANLAVRGKLIRQILDEQVDRAAAMEADVITLVGGLNDAIRPRCDMDRVCDVLEEAVARLAPSCKQLVLMRSPGRDGRVLERVRPRMERLFAHVDDLAARHGALVVDLYGADVLRDVRLWDDDRLHLTPEGHRRVGEAVWQTLGGAPGYDWTGPLPPPAPRPPWLTRRTADVRFARTHLLPWVHRRLTGRSSGDGRAPKRPELLPYDA; encoded by the coding sequence ATGGACCTGAATGCCCGTTACACCAGTTTCGTCGCGGTCGGCGACTCCTTCACGGAAGGCATGTCCGACCTGCAGCCCGACGGCTCCTACCGCGGCTGGGCGGACCTCCTCGCGGCCCGCCTCGCGGCGGCGCAGCCCGGCTTCCGCTACGCGAACCTGGCCGTCCGCGGCAAGCTCATCCGCCAGATCCTCGACGAGCAGGTCGACCGGGCCGCCGCCATGGAGGCCGACGTCATCACCCTCGTCGGCGGCCTCAACGACGCGATCCGGCCGCGCTGCGACATGGACCGGGTGTGCGACGTGCTCGAAGAGGCCGTGGCGCGGCTGGCACCGAGTTGCAAGCAGCTCGTGCTGATGCGCAGCCCGGGGCGCGACGGCCGGGTCCTGGAGCGGGTCAGGCCGCGGATGGAACGGCTCTTCGCGCACGTCGACGACCTCGCCGCGCGGCACGGCGCGCTGGTCGTCGACCTCTACGGCGCCGACGTGCTCCGCGACGTACGGCTGTGGGACGACGACCGGCTGCACCTGACGCCGGAGGGCCACCGCCGGGTCGGCGAGGCCGTGTGGCAGACGCTGGGCGGGGCTCCCGGGTACGACTGGACGGGCCCGCTGCCGCCGCCGGCGCCGCGGCCGCCGTGGCTCACCCGCCGGACCGCGGACGTCCGCTTCGCCCGTACGCACCTGCTGCCCTGGGTGCACCGCCGGCTCACCGGCCGCTCCTCCGGCGACGGCCGCGCGCCGAAGCGCCCGGAGCTGCTGCCGTACGACGCCTGA
- a CDS encoding hemolysin family protein — MTAVQLLVGLLTLVLNAFFVGAEFALISVRRSQIEPYAQDGDRRARRVIWGLEHVSTLMAAAQLGITLCTLVLGVVAEPAIAHLLEPLFDAVGVPHGLVHPISFAIALAVATYLHMLLGEMVPKNVALADPVRSALLLGPPLVALTHGLRPVVFTVNAFANALLRLLRVQTRDEVAASFSDADLARMVADSAEAALLDDRSAERLRDSLELGRRPVGDVVVPTGHVVTAPVGVTPEALEALAVESGFSRFPVVDDGGRILGYLHVKDALGAAGRETPFPRTAMRRIARVRASAPLDDVLTAMRRSRTHLTAVTDADGRVTGLVTMEDVLRELVGSQS; from the coding sequence ATGACCGCCGTCCAGTTGCTCGTCGGGCTGCTGACGCTCGTGCTCAACGCGTTCTTCGTAGGCGCGGAGTTCGCGCTCATCTCGGTGCGGCGCAGCCAGATCGAGCCGTACGCCCAGGACGGCGACCGCCGGGCACGCCGCGTGATCTGGGGCCTGGAGCACGTCTCCACGCTGATGGCGGCGGCCCAGCTCGGCATCACGCTGTGCACGCTGGTCCTCGGCGTCGTCGCCGAGCCGGCCATCGCGCACCTGCTGGAGCCGCTCTTCGACGCCGTGGGGGTGCCGCACGGTCTCGTGCACCCGATCTCGTTCGCCATCGCCCTGGCCGTTGCGACGTACCTGCACATGCTGCTCGGCGAGATGGTGCCGAAGAACGTGGCGCTGGCCGACCCGGTGCGCTCCGCGCTGCTGCTCGGCCCGCCGCTGGTCGCGCTCACCCACGGACTGCGCCCCGTCGTCTTCACGGTCAACGCCTTCGCCAACGCGCTGCTCAGGCTGCTGCGCGTGCAGACCCGCGACGAGGTCGCGGCGTCGTTCTCCGACGCCGACCTGGCCCGCATGGTGGCGGACTCCGCGGAGGCGGCGCTGCTCGACGACCGCTCGGCCGAGCGGCTGCGCGACTCGCTGGAGCTGGGCCGCCGCCCCGTCGGGGACGTGGTGGTGCCCACCGGGCACGTGGTGACCGCGCCCGTCGGCGTCACCCCGGAGGCGCTGGAGGCCCTGGCCGTGGAATCCGGCTTCTCCCGCTTCCCGGTGGTGGACGACGGCGGCCGGATCCTCGGCTATCTGCACGTCAAGGACGCCCTCGGCGCCGCCGGCCGCGAGACGCCGTTCCCGCGTACGGCCATGCGCCGCATCGCCCGGGTGCGCGCGAGCGCGCCGCTGGACGACGTGCTGACCGCCATGCGCCGCAGCCGCACCCACCTGACCGCGGTCACCGACGCGGACGGCCGGGTGACGGGCCTGGTGACCATGGAGGACGTGCTCCGCGAGCTGGTCGGCAGCCAGTCGTGA
- a CDS encoding hemolysin family protein, translating into MTEVLLLVLALALCLACGLFVAAEFSLTTVERAELERAVDRGERGAASALQAVRSLTFQLSGAQLGITVTNLVVGMLAEPSIAALLRGPLRAVGVPDSATSGVALVLGTALSTVVLMVVGELVPKNWAISRPLAMAKRVSAFQHTFSAVFRPFIGHLNNTANRVLRLMGLEPAEELASARSPQELAALARHSAKKGSLEADTAELFVRTLGLANLTAENVMTPRMQVVALEADASAGDVVDASRATGLSRFPVYRGSLDSVLGYVHVKDVLGVPAGRRARHPLNRLLRDPVLVPETLTVDHLMDRLTDRHSMAVVIDEYGGTAGVVTMEDVVEEVIGQVRDEHDPLETPDLLPSGADPDGRMLFDADGGVRPDQLAEIGLRVPEGPYETLAGLVATELGRIPVDGDALDVDGWRLDVVDAAGRRAARVLLHAPPPGPEPDDADPGGARGSTGTGTGTGTGTGREEPR; encoded by the coding sequence ATGACCGAGGTGCTGCTGCTGGTCCTGGCCCTGGCGCTCTGCCTGGCCTGCGGCCTGTTCGTGGCCGCCGAGTTCTCGCTGACGACGGTGGAGCGAGCGGAGCTGGAGCGGGCCGTGGACCGCGGCGAGCGCGGCGCGGCCAGCGCCCTGCAGGCCGTACGCAGCCTGACGTTCCAGCTCTCCGGCGCGCAGCTCGGCATCACCGTCACCAACCTCGTCGTCGGCATGCTGGCCGAGCCGTCCATCGCCGCCCTGCTCCGCGGCCCGCTGCGCGCGGTGGGGGTACCGGACTCGGCCACCTCCGGTGTCGCGCTCGTGCTGGGCACGGCGCTGTCGACCGTCGTGCTCATGGTCGTCGGCGAGCTGGTGCCCAAGAACTGGGCCATCTCCCGGCCCCTGGCCATGGCCAAGCGCGTCTCGGCCTTCCAGCACACGTTCAGCGCCGTCTTCCGCCCGTTCATCGGCCACCTGAACAACACCGCCAACCGGGTGCTGCGGCTGATGGGCCTGGAACCGGCGGAGGAGCTGGCCTCCGCGCGCAGCCCGCAGGAACTCGCCGCACTGGCCCGGCACTCGGCGAAGAAGGGCTCGCTGGAGGCCGACACCGCCGAGTTGTTCGTCCGCACCCTGGGGCTCGCGAATCTGACGGCGGAGAACGTGATGACGCCCCGGATGCAGGTCGTCGCGCTGGAGGCGGACGCAAGCGCCGGTGACGTCGTCGACGCCTCCCGCGCCACCGGTCTGTCCCGCTTCCCCGTCTACCGCGGCAGCCTGGACTCCGTCCTCGGCTACGTGCACGTCAAGGACGTCCTCGGCGTCCCCGCCGGCCGCCGCGCCCGCCACCCGCTGAACCGGCTGCTGCGGGACCCGGTGCTGGTGCCGGAGACGCTCACCGTCGACCACCTGATGGACCGGCTGACGGACAGGCACTCCATGGCGGTCGTGATCGACGAGTACGGCGGCACCGCCGGGGTGGTCACCATGGAGGACGTCGTCGAGGAGGTCATCGGCCAGGTGCGGGACGAGCACGACCCGCTGGAGACGCCCGACCTGCTGCCCAGCGGTGCGGACCCGGACGGCCGGATGCTCTTCGACGCCGACGGCGGGGTGCGCCCCGACCAGCTCGCGGAGATCGGCCTGCGGGTGCCGGAGGGTCCGTACGAGACGCTGGCCGGGCTGGTCGCCACCGAGCTGGGCCGCATCCCCGTCGACGGCGACGCGCTGGACGTCGACGGCTGGCGGCTGGACGTCGTGGACGCGGCCGGGCGGCGCGCGGCGCGCGTCCTGCTGCACGCTCCGCCGCCGGGCCCGGAGCCCGACGACGCCGACCCCGGCGGCGCACGCGGCAGCACCGGCACCGGCACCGGGACCGGCACCGGGACCGGGAGGGAGGAGCCCCGATGA
- a CDS encoding GNAT family N-acetyltransferase encodes MDDLHIRAAEPADVPAVLAFWKEAAEGTSVSDDDAGVAGLLERDPGALLLAERGGELAGTVIAGFDGWRCHLYRLAVHPGHRRRGVGTALLAAAERRFAAFGGRRADAMVLDRNERAHHAWHAGGYVRQEQWSRWVKPLAAG; translated from the coding sequence ATGGACGATCTCCACATCCGGGCCGCGGAGCCCGCGGACGTGCCGGCGGTGCTCGCGTTCTGGAAAGAGGCGGCGGAGGGAACCTCCGTCAGCGACGACGACGCGGGCGTCGCCGGGCTGCTGGAGCGGGACCCGGGCGCGCTGCTGCTCGCCGAGCGCGGCGGGGAGCTGGCGGGCACCGTCATCGCCGGGTTCGACGGCTGGCGCTGCCACCTGTACCGGCTGGCCGTGCACCCCGGCCACCGCCGCCGCGGCGTCGGCACCGCGCTGCTGGCCGCGGCGGAGCGGCGGTTCGCCGCCTTCGGCGGCCGGCGCGCGGACGCGATGGTGCTGGACCGCAACGAGCGGGCGCACCACGCCTGGCACGCCGGCGGGTACGTCCGCCAGGAGCAGTGGAGCCGCTGGGTCAAGCCGCTTGCGGCCGGCTGA
- a CDS encoding ABC transporter permease, whose amino-acid sequence MLKATLRSFFAHKGRMLLSALAVVLSVAFVSGSLIFSDTVSRTFDRLFASTAADVAVSPKEAFDQGRGFGSGLVPTLPASVAGDVAKVPGVQDVHLDVEVENLTVTDAENEPIGRTTGPPTIASNWYVSDRSPVELSEGREPAGAGEALLDKDTADRKNVEIGDTLNVLAQPGTFEVEVVGIAKFTTTNPGAAVIYLETAAAQRQLLDDPELKGTEAATSVSVDAAPGVSDAELKKRVKGVLDGKYTVQTADEQAKSAAEELGTFLDIIKYVMLGFAGIAVLVGIFLIVNTFSMLIAQRTRELGLMRALGADRRQVRRSVLTEALLLGLVGSTLGLLSGIGLAAGLIETMGLLGMNLDAAEMVVSWVTPVFAYAVGVGVTFVAAYLPARRAARVSPMAALADLEITEVGRPMRVRAALGSVLGVVGAASFVLCATADQTRDSAVYLVGGVVLTMLAVVAAGPLLVRPVIRVLGGWFPRFFGSVGALSQRNALRNPRRTGATAVALMVGLALVGGMSVAAASMTKSFDEEIDRTLGADFLVQSDNFGPFPREVTERVHEADGVGLVVRQRFAPLRVTLPDGEKTSTSAGAFDKELDQVSRLEYAEGSTSAALAPGHVGLQRQFARDHGIRVGSTLPVEFSNGRKAELTVGALTKQETSGGFGAAGGFFLGMETLEDYQPGGQEAVVFVNAESGTDVDTLRSSLESGLEGFPQVKVRDQADFKELIREQIIVLLYLVFALLGLAIVIAVLGVVNTLALSVVERTREIGMLRAIGLSRRQTRRMIRLESVVIAVFGALLGLVLGLAWGAGVHEVLALEGMRAFAIDWTVQLAVVIGSVLVGLLAALLPALRASRLNVLAAIAHE is encoded by the coding sequence GTGCTCAAGGCGACTCTGCGCAGCTTCTTCGCGCACAAGGGGCGGATGCTGCTCTCGGCGCTGGCCGTGGTGTTGTCCGTGGCGTTCGTCTCCGGCAGCCTCATCTTCTCCGACACCGTCAGCCGCACGTTCGACCGGCTCTTCGCCTCCACCGCAGCCGACGTCGCCGTCTCCCCGAAGGAGGCGTTCGACCAGGGCCGCGGGTTCGGCTCCGGGCTGGTGCCGACGCTGCCCGCGTCGGTCGCCGGGGACGTGGCGAAGGTGCCGGGGGTGCAGGACGTCCACCTCGACGTCGAGGTGGAGAACCTCACCGTCACCGACGCGGAGAACGAGCCGATCGGCCGGACCACCGGCCCGCCGACGATCGCCAGCAACTGGTACGTCAGCGACCGCAGCCCGGTGGAGCTGTCGGAGGGCCGCGAGCCGGCCGGCGCCGGCGAGGCGCTGCTCGACAAGGACACCGCCGACCGCAAGAACGTCGAGATCGGCGACACGCTCAACGTCCTCGCGCAGCCCGGCACGTTCGAGGTCGAGGTCGTCGGCATCGCGAAGTTCACCACCACCAACCCGGGCGCGGCGGTGATCTACCTGGAGACGGCGGCGGCGCAGCGCCAGTTGCTCGACGACCCGGAGCTCAAGGGCACCGAGGCGGCCACGTCGGTGTCCGTGGACGCGGCGCCGGGGGTGTCGGACGCCGAGCTGAAGAAGCGCGTCAAGGGGGTGCTCGACGGCAAGTACACCGTGCAGACCGCCGACGAGCAGGCGAAATCGGCGGCGGAGGAGCTGGGTACGTTCCTCGACATCATCAAGTACGTGATGCTCGGCTTCGCCGGGATCGCCGTGCTGGTCGGCATCTTCCTGATCGTCAACACGTTCTCGATGCTCATCGCGCAGCGCACCCGCGAGCTGGGGCTGATGCGCGCGCTGGGCGCGGACCGGCGGCAGGTCCGCCGCTCGGTGCTCACCGAGGCGCTGCTGCTCGGGCTGGTGGGCTCCACGCTCGGACTGCTCAGCGGCATCGGCCTGGCCGCGGGGCTCATCGAGACGATGGGCCTCCTGGGGATGAACCTGGACGCGGCCGAGATGGTGGTGAGCTGGGTCACGCCGGTCTTCGCGTACGCGGTGGGCGTGGGCGTCACCTTCGTCGCGGCGTATCTGCCGGCCCGGCGTGCGGCCCGGGTCTCCCCCATGGCGGCACTCGCCGACCTGGAGATCACGGAGGTCGGCAGGCCGATGCGGGTGCGGGCGGCGCTCGGCTCGGTACTCGGGGTCGTCGGGGCGGCGTCGTTCGTCCTGTGCGCGACGGCGGACCAGACCCGCGACTCCGCCGTGTACCTGGTGGGCGGCGTGGTGCTGACGATGCTGGCCGTGGTGGCGGCCGGACCGCTGCTGGTGCGGCCGGTGATCCGGGTGCTGGGCGGCTGGTTCCCGCGGTTCTTCGGCTCCGTCGGCGCGCTCAGCCAGCGCAACGCGCTGCGCAACCCGCGGCGCACCGGCGCCACCGCGGTGGCGCTGATGGTGGGCCTGGCCCTGGTCGGCGGCATGTCGGTGGCGGCCGCGTCGATGACGAAGTCCTTCGACGAGGAGATCGACCGGACACTGGGCGCCGACTTCCTCGTGCAGAGCGACAACTTCGGCCCGTTCCCCCGCGAGGTCACCGAGCGGGTCCACGAAGCGGACGGCGTGGGCCTCGTCGTCCGCCAGCGGTTCGCGCCGCTGCGGGTGACGCTGCCCGACGGCGAGAAGACCAGCACCAGCGCCGGCGCCTTCGACAAGGAGCTGGACCAGGTCAGCCGGCTGGAGTACGCGGAGGGGAGCACCAGCGCCGCGCTCGCGCCCGGGCACGTGGGTCTGCAGCGGCAGTTCGCGCGCGACCACGGCATCCGTGTCGGCAGCACGCTCCCGGTGGAGTTCTCCAACGGCAGGAAGGCGGAGCTGACGGTCGGCGCGCTCACCAAGCAGGAGACCAGCGGTGGGTTCGGTGCGGCCGGCGGCTTCTTCCTGGGCATGGAGACCCTGGAGGACTACCAGCCCGGCGGCCAGGAGGCGGTCGTCTTCGTCAACGCGGAAAGCGGCACCGACGTCGACACGCTGCGCTCGTCGCTGGAGAGCGGGCTCGAAGGCTTCCCGCAGGTGAAGGTGCGGGACCAGGCCGACTTCAAGGAGCTGATCCGGGAGCAGATCATCGTGCTCCTCTATCTGGTCTTCGCGCTGCTCGGGCTGGCGATAGTCATCGCGGTGCTGGGCGTGGTGAACACGCTGGCGCTGTCGGTGGTGGAGCGGACGCGCGAGATCGGCATGCTGCGGGCCATCGGGCTGTCCAGACGCCAGACGCGGCGGATGATCCGGCTGGAGTCGGTCGTGATCGCCGTGTTCGGCGCGCTGCTCGGCCTGGTGCTGGGGCTGGCGTGGGGCGCGGGGGTGCACGAGGTGCTGGCCCTGGAGGGCATGCGCGCCTTCGCGATCGACTGGACGGTGCAGCTCGCCGTGGTGATCGGGTCGGTGCTGGTCGGCCTGCTGGCCGCCCTGCTGCCGGCGCTGAGGGCGTCCCGGCTCAACGTCCTGGCGGCCATCGCGCACGAGTGA
- a CDS encoding ABC transporter ATP-binding protein encodes MSTPAALDRLDAGPPAGVAARAGGLTKTYGSGETAVVALDSVDVEIRRARFTAVMGPSGSGKSTLMHCLAGLDTVTSGQVWLGDTEITGLGERELTRLRRDRIGFMFQSFNLLPTLNALENITLPMDIAGRKPDPEWLDRVIDTLRLRDRLDHRPSQLSGGQQQRVACARALASRPELIFTDEPTGNLDSRSGLEVLGFLREAVDRLGQTVVMVTHDPGAAAHSDLVLFLADGRIVDEMPGPTAEAVLERMKRFDGIRKS; translated from the coding sequence TTGTCCACACCGGCGGCACTCGACAGACTCGACGCGGGACCGCCGGCCGGGGTCGCGGCCCGGGCCGGCGGGCTGACGAAGACGTACGGCAGCGGCGAGACGGCGGTCGTCGCGCTGGACTCGGTGGACGTGGAGATCCGCCGCGCCCGTTTCACGGCGGTCATGGGGCCCTCCGGCTCCGGCAAGTCGACGCTGATGCACTGCCTCGCCGGGCTCGACACGGTGACCTCCGGGCAGGTCTGGCTGGGCGACACGGAGATCACGGGCCTGGGTGAGCGGGAGCTGACGCGGCTGCGCCGCGACCGGATCGGCTTCATGTTCCAGTCGTTCAACCTGCTGCCCACGCTGAACGCGCTGGAGAACATCACGCTGCCGATGGACATCGCGGGCCGCAAACCCGACCCCGAGTGGCTGGACCGGGTGATCGACACGCTCCGCCTGCGCGACCGGCTCGACCACCGGCCCTCGCAGCTCTCCGGCGGCCAGCAGCAGCGGGTGGCCTGCGCGCGGGCGCTGGCCTCCCGGCCCGAGCTGATCTTCACCGACGAGCCCACCGGCAACCTCGACTCGCGCTCCGGCCTCGAGGTGCTGGGCTTCCTGCGGGAGGCCGTGGACCGGTTGGGCCAGACGGTGGTGATGGTGACCCACGACCCGGGCGCCGCCGCCCACTCCGACCTGGTGCTCTTCCTCGCGGACGGCCGGATCGTGGACGAGATGCCGGGGCCGACGGCCGAGGCGGTGCTGGAGCGCATGAAGCGCTTCGACGGCATCAGGAAGAGCTGA
- a CDS encoding class I SAM-dependent methyltransferase, with amino-acid sequence MPSSPRAAKDAVHHPYFARFYARLSVAAEERGGVAELRAELLAGLSGRVVEIGAGNGLNFVHYPAAVSEVVAIEPERHLRQLAAAAALRADVPVDVLPGTAEALPLDDGSCDAAVASLVLCSVADVPRALGELRRVLRPGGELRFYEHGRAEGRAMRAVQRAADRTVWPLLLGGCHSGRDVLGELSAAGFTLGAYRRLRMPEKGPPTPASYHVLGTALRG; translated from the coding sequence ATGCCGTCATCGCCGCGCGCCGCGAAGGACGCCGTGCACCACCCGTACTTCGCGCGCTTCTACGCACGCCTCAGCGTCGCCGCCGAGGAGCGCGGCGGGGTCGCCGAGCTGCGCGCGGAGCTGCTGGCCGGCCTCTCCGGCCGGGTCGTCGAGATCGGCGCGGGCAACGGGCTGAACTTCGTGCACTACCCGGCCGCCGTCTCCGAGGTGGTCGCGATCGAGCCGGAGCGCCACCTGCGGCAGCTCGCCGCGGCGGCGGCGCTGCGCGCGGACGTGCCCGTGGACGTGCTGCCGGGAACGGCGGAGGCGCTGCCGCTGGACGACGGGTCGTGCGACGCCGCCGTCGCCTCGCTGGTGCTCTGCTCGGTCGCGGACGTGCCGCGGGCGCTCGGCGAGCTGCGCCGGGTACTGCGGCCCGGCGGCGAGCTGCGGTTCTACGAGCACGGGCGCGCCGAAGGACGGGCGATGCGGGCGGTGCAGCGGGCGGCGGACCGCACGGTGTGGCCGCTGCTGCTCGGCGGCTGCCACTCCGGCCGCGACGTGCTCGGCGAACTCTCCGCCGCCGGGTTCACGCTCGGCGCGTACCGGCGGCTGCGGATGCCGGAGAAGGGGCCGCCGACCCCGGCCTCGTACCACGTCCTGGGCACCGCGCTACGCGGCTGA
- the bioD gene encoding dethiobiotin synthase has translation MGSVLVVTGTSTGVGKTVVTAAVAAAALARGRSVAVLKPAQTGVAPGEPGDADEAARLAPGVRAVELARFPEPLAPATAARRAGLPPLTAADAAGMVEKLGHDHDLVLVEGAGGLLVRLDDAGGTLAEVARLVAAPVLVVAAAGLGTLNATELTTEALRRRGLACPGAVVGSWPAAPDLAARCNLADLPATARVPLLGAVPEGAGGFGPEAFGAAAPGWLAPALGGHWDADDFRARQAPGRFERGQSH, from the coding sequence ATGGGCAGCGTGCTCGTGGTCACCGGCACCTCGACCGGCGTGGGCAAGACGGTCGTCACCGCCGCCGTGGCCGCCGCGGCGCTGGCGCGGGGCCGCTCGGTGGCCGTGCTCAAGCCGGCGCAGACCGGCGTGGCGCCCGGCGAGCCCGGCGACGCCGACGAGGCGGCGCGCCTGGCACCGGGCGTGCGGGCGGTGGAGCTGGCCCGCTTCCCCGAGCCGCTGGCGCCCGCGACGGCCGCCCGCCGCGCGGGGCTGCCGCCGCTGACGGCGGCGGACGCGGCGGGGATGGTGGAGAAGCTGGGGCACGACCACGACCTGGTGCTCGTGGAGGGCGCGGGCGGGCTGCTGGTGCGGCTGGACGACGCGGGCGGCACGCTGGCGGAGGTGGCGCGGCTGGTGGCGGCGCCGGTGCTGGTCGTGGCCGCCGCGGGGCTCGGCACGCTGAACGCCACCGAGCTGACGACGGAGGCGCTGCGCCGCCGCGGTCTGGCATGCCCGGGTGCGGTGGTGGGCAGTTGGCCGGCGGCGCCGGACCTGGCGGCCCGCTGCAATCTGGCGGACCTGCCCGCCACGGCGCGGGTGCCGCTGCTGGGCGCGGTGCCGGAGGGCGCCGGCGGGTTCGGCCCGGAGGCGTTCGGCGCGGCGGCGCCAGGGTGGCTGGCGCCGGCGCTCGGCGGGCACTGGGACGCGGACGACTTCCGCGCCCGGCAGGCCCCGGGCAGGTTCGAGAGGGGACAATCGCACTGA